Below is a window of Gemmatimonadota bacterium DNA.
ATACGCATCGACTCCAGCTTCGACGGCCCACTGAACTTCGTGGCCGGCGGCTTTTACCAGAAGGACGACAACAACTTCTGCGTCACCCAGATTCTCGGCCTGGTGGACTTTTTCGGCCCGACGGCGACCCCCCTGAACGACAACCTGACCGGCCTCGGCTATCCGGCGCTGGCATCGGGCACCTTCAACGACAACGCCTCCGTACTCTGCAACGAACAGAACGCCAAGGCGCTGGCGGGATTCGCGGATGCCACCTACCAGGTAACGGACAAACTGGAACTCGGCGCCGGCGTCCGCGTTACCTATGAGAAAAAGAAATGGACCGGCCGGCCACAGATTCTCTATCAATACCTGGACGGCACCGATTCGGCCAACGAAGGCCTGTTCGCGTCCCTGGACGAACCGCTGGATGCCTCGGACTTCGACCGCTTTCCGATCAACGTGGCCCGGGAACAGGAGTCCTGGACCGAACCGAGTTTCCGGGCAACGGTCGGCTACCTCGTAAGCGACAATGCCTTTGCCTGGGCAACCTATTCGCGCAGCGTCAAGTCCGGCGCGTTCAACGACCAGACCGGCACCTTCACCGCCGGACTGCCGTTTCCGTACGGCAACCCCCTGCAGCTCAAGCCCATCGACCCGGAATTCGCCGACAGCATCGAGGTCGGCCTGAAGACAGACCTGTTCAACAACCGGGTACGCATGAACGTCGTCTATTTCGATGTCCGCTACGACGACGCCCAGCGTCAGTTGAACGCCACCTTCGCCCTGCCCGGCGGCGGTTCGTTTCAGGAGACCCTGTTCTTCAACGCCGCAAAACTTGACGTCAAGGGTATCGAGTTCGAGGGAAGCTGGGTGGCCAACGAGTACCTGACGTTCAGCGGCAATTTCAGTTGGCAGGACGCGGAGTTCGCCGCCTACGAGGCCGACACGGATTTCGACGGCACCATCGACGTGGATTTCAGCGGCCGGCCCGTCAACCG
It encodes the following:
- a CDS encoding TonB-dependent receptor, yielding KLLWAPRDDIEARLTYEMVRDNMDSPPIVAENAPSSVFTAFLGFPGMFDGDPIDLAGISERNDFFSIADGHQVDVDGVYGHLDWDLNDVLTLHSVTGYREQKSRLPSTYVGHTRASLFDATRDDDRETFQQEIRIDSSFDGPLNFVAGGFYQKDDNNFCVTQILGLVDFFGPTATPLNDNLTGLGYPALASGTFNDNASVLCNEQNAKALAGFADATYQVTDKLELGAGVRVTYEKKKWTGRPQILYQYLDGTDSANEGLFASLDEPLDASDFDRFPINVAREQESWTEPSFRATVGYLVSDNAFAWATYSRSVKSGAFNDQTGTFTAGLPFPYGNPLQLKPIDPEFADSIEVGLKTDLFNNRVRMNVVYFDVRYDDAQRQLNATFALPGGGSFQETLFFNAAKLDVKGIEFEGSWVANEYLTFSGNFSWQDAEFAAYEADTDFDGTIDVDFSGRPVNRSPEWTAYLMATLDHPAGSMGDLTHTLSWSFVDDSVFTYSDLGPEFDAMSNSRNILNWSSTFTTSDGAYYFRVFGRNLADERYRTGNLAVAALWTMASYGLPRQFGFEVGARFGNL